A single window of Ananas comosus cultivar F153 linkage group 19, ASM154086v1, whole genome shotgun sequence DNA harbors:
- the LOC109724884 gene encoding sugar transport protein 12-like isoform X1 encodes MRILSPSMVFRSPSLAPFRSAVNTRRERSVHPPLPSPHRSAKREPFARLFIQSLWPNTTAPIVGGRKTMAGGFSVPDGGKEYPGKMTLFVFLACLVASSGGLIFGYDIGISGGVTSMDPFLLKFFPDVYHEEKLQKSTSQYCKFNSQLLTTFTSSLYLAALVASFFASTVTRLLGRKPSMFCGGLVFLAGSVINGAAKDVAMLIIGRIFLGIGIGFASQSVPLYLSEMAPARLRGMLNIGFQQMITVGILIANIINYGTAKIEGGWGWRVSLGLGAVPAIIMTAGSLLLPDTPNSLIERGHTDEAKSMLCRIRGTEDVQAEFVDLVAASEASKAVKHPWSTLRQRSYRPQLVMSLLIPAFQQLTGINVINFYAPVLFKTIGFGSEASLMSAVIIGFFKVASCLISIFVVDKLGRRPLLIEGGLQMIFFQVVVGILIGIKFGSDGVGTISKPYAIGVVSCICFFVSAFDWSWGPLGWLVPSEIYPLEVRSAGQSITVSVNMLFTFIVAQTFLPMLCHFKFGLFFFFAACETIMTVYVTLFLPETKNIPIEEMDRIWKKHWYWSRFVTDVPGGDHEMTKPKSSV; translated from the exons ATGCGCATTCTATCTCCCTCTATGGTCTTTCGCTCTCCCTCGCTTGCGCCGTTCCGCTCAGCAGTCAACACACGCAGAGAGAGGAGCGTTCACCCCCCACTTCCCTCCCCGCATCGCAGCGCCAAGCGAGAGCCCTTCGCTCGCCTCTTCATCCAATCACTTTGGCCAAACACCACCG CGCCAATTGTAGGTGGCAGGAAAACAATGGCGGGCGGGTTTAGCGTGCCGGACGGCGGCAAGGAATATCCGGGCAAGATGACGCTCTTCGTCTTCCTCGCCTGCCTCGTCGCCTCCTCCGGCGGCCTCATCTTCGGATACGACATTGGCATCTCCG GGGGAGTGACGTCCATGGATCCcttcttattaaaatttttccCCGATGTGTATCACGAGGAGAAATTGCAAAAGTCGACGAGCCAGTACTGCAAGTTCAACAGCCAGCTGCTGACGACCTTCACGTCGTCACTGTATCTGGCGGCTCTGGTCGCGTCCTTCTTTGCATCCACCGTCACGAGGCTGCTCGGCCGCAAGCCCTCCATGTTTTGCGGCGGCCTCGTCTTCTTGGCCGGATCCGTCATCAACGGGGCGGCTAAGGACGTCGCCATGCTCATCATTGGACGAATCTTTCTCGGTATCGGCATCGGTTTTGCCAGCCAG TCGGTGCCACTATACCTGTCGGAGATGGCTCCAGCGAGGCTCCGTGGCATGCTGAACATCGGCTTCCAGCAGATGATCACAGTTGGCATCCTCATTGCCAATATCATAAACTACGGGACGGCCAAGATCGAAGGAGGGTGGGGGTGGCGCGTCAGCCTGGGTCTGGGTGCAGTCCCCGCCATTATAATGACCGCGGGCTCGCTGCTACTCCCTGACACCCCAAACTCCCTCATCGAGCGCGGCCACACTGACGAGGCCAAGTCCATGCTCTGCCGCATTCGTGGCACCGAGGATGTGCAGGCAGAGTTTGTCGACCTTGTGGCTGCCAGCGAGGCCTCGAAAGCTGTCAAGCACCCATGGTCTACCCTCAGGCAGAGGTCGTACCGCCCCCAGCTCGTCATGTCCCTACTCATTCCGGCCTTTCAGCAGCTTACAGGAATCAATGTCATCAACTTCTACGCCCCCGTGCTCTTCAAGACCATCGGCTTCGGCTCCGAGGCCTCCCTCATGTCGGCCGTCATCATTGGCTTTTTCAAAGTTGCATCTTGCCTGATCTCCATCTTTGTGGTTGACAAGCTCGGGCGCCGTCCCCTCCTGATTGAGGGTGGCTTACAGATGATCTTCTTCCAG GTCGTAGTTGGAATACTGATCGGAATTAAATTTGGGTCAGATGGTGTGGGCACCATATCCAAGCCATATGCGATCGGTGTGGTGAGCTGCATCTGCTTCTTTGTGTCTGCATTCGACTGGTCGTGGGGCCCGCTCGGGTGGCTTGTCCCCAGCGAGATCTACCCGCTAGAGGTCCGCTCGGCGGGGCAGAGCATCACGGTGTCGGTGAACATGCTCTTCACCTTTATCGTAGCGCAGACCTTCCTCCCTATGCTTTGCCACTTCAAGTTcggcctcttcttcttcttcgctgcATGCGAGACGATCATGACCGTCTACGTCACTTTGTTCCTCCCCGAGACGAAGAACATCCCCATTGAGGAGATGGACCGGATCTGGAAGAAGCATTGGTACTGGTCCAGGTTTGTGACCGATGTTCCTGGTGGTGATCATGAGATGACTAAACCCAAGTCCAGTGTATAG
- the LOC109724884 gene encoding sugar carrier protein C-like isoform X2, which yields MAGGFSVPDGGKEYPGKMTLFVFLACLVASSGGLIFGYDIGISGGVTSMDPFLLKFFPDVYHEEKLQKSTSQYCKFNSQLLTTFTSSLYLAALVASFFASTVTRLLGRKPSMFCGGLVFLAGSVINGAAKDVAMLIIGRIFLGIGIGFASQSVPLYLSEMAPARLRGMLNIGFQQMITVGILIANIINYGTAKIEGGWGWRVSLGLGAVPAIIMTAGSLLLPDTPNSLIERGHTDEAKSMLCRIRGTEDVQAEFVDLVAASEASKAVKHPWSTLRQRSYRPQLVMSLLIPAFQQLTGINVINFYAPVLFKTIGFGSEASLMSAVIIGFFKVASCLISIFVVDKLGRRPLLIEGGLQMIFFQVVVGILIGIKFGSDGVGTISKPYAIGVVSCICFFVSAFDWSWGPLGWLVPSEIYPLEVRSAGQSITVSVNMLFTFIVAQTFLPMLCHFKFGLFFFFAACETIMTVYVTLFLPETKNIPIEEMDRIWKKHWYWSRFVTDVPGGDHEMTKPKSSV from the exons ATGGCGGGCGGGTTTAGCGTGCCGGACGGCGGCAAGGAATATCCGGGCAAGATGACGCTCTTCGTCTTCCTCGCCTGCCTCGTCGCCTCCTCCGGCGGCCTCATCTTCGGATACGACATTGGCATCTCCG GGGGAGTGACGTCCATGGATCCcttcttattaaaatttttccCCGATGTGTATCACGAGGAGAAATTGCAAAAGTCGACGAGCCAGTACTGCAAGTTCAACAGCCAGCTGCTGACGACCTTCACGTCGTCACTGTATCTGGCGGCTCTGGTCGCGTCCTTCTTTGCATCCACCGTCACGAGGCTGCTCGGCCGCAAGCCCTCCATGTTTTGCGGCGGCCTCGTCTTCTTGGCCGGATCCGTCATCAACGGGGCGGCTAAGGACGTCGCCATGCTCATCATTGGACGAATCTTTCTCGGTATCGGCATCGGTTTTGCCAGCCAG TCGGTGCCACTATACCTGTCGGAGATGGCTCCAGCGAGGCTCCGTGGCATGCTGAACATCGGCTTCCAGCAGATGATCACAGTTGGCATCCTCATTGCCAATATCATAAACTACGGGACGGCCAAGATCGAAGGAGGGTGGGGGTGGCGCGTCAGCCTGGGTCTGGGTGCAGTCCCCGCCATTATAATGACCGCGGGCTCGCTGCTACTCCCTGACACCCCAAACTCCCTCATCGAGCGCGGCCACACTGACGAGGCCAAGTCCATGCTCTGCCGCATTCGTGGCACCGAGGATGTGCAGGCAGAGTTTGTCGACCTTGTGGCTGCCAGCGAGGCCTCGAAAGCTGTCAAGCACCCATGGTCTACCCTCAGGCAGAGGTCGTACCGCCCCCAGCTCGTCATGTCCCTACTCATTCCGGCCTTTCAGCAGCTTACAGGAATCAATGTCATCAACTTCTACGCCCCCGTGCTCTTCAAGACCATCGGCTTCGGCTCCGAGGCCTCCCTCATGTCGGCCGTCATCATTGGCTTTTTCAAAGTTGCATCTTGCCTGATCTCCATCTTTGTGGTTGACAAGCTCGGGCGCCGTCCCCTCCTGATTGAGGGTGGCTTACAGATGATCTTCTTCCAG GTCGTAGTTGGAATACTGATCGGAATTAAATTTGGGTCAGATGGTGTGGGCACCATATCCAAGCCATATGCGATCGGTGTGGTGAGCTGCATCTGCTTCTTTGTGTCTGCATTCGACTGGTCGTGGGGCCCGCTCGGGTGGCTTGTCCCCAGCGAGATCTACCCGCTAGAGGTCCGCTCGGCGGGGCAGAGCATCACGGTGTCGGTGAACATGCTCTTCACCTTTATCGTAGCGCAGACCTTCCTCCCTATGCTTTGCCACTTCAAGTTcggcctcttcttcttcttcgctgcATGCGAGACGATCATGACCGTCTACGTCACTTTGTTCCTCCCCGAGACGAAGAACATCCCCATTGAGGAGATGGACCGGATCTGGAAGAAGCATTGGTACTGGTCCAGGTTTGTGACCGATGTTCCTGGTGGTGATCATGAGATGACTAAACCCAAGTCCAGTGTATAG
- the LOC109724656 gene encoding serine/arginine repetitive matrix protein 1 has protein sequence MSLLQYPDAAKSENLQVWNNAAFDGAAASGVCSDAPASAAKHLLRAAPPPLQPLSANRPDRLDLDPIKENRSPVPRKKSPAPAPAPTVAAKRAPRVAFKEQPGAVEDEIEKIEKEVERLSARLQELRLKKGEGDRDSHASSAAAAAEKRGRIVPAKFMDPTKQSAAAESPAPDRTRQRGVSLGPLEILGSPCPAALLSRKQCSMQKGARASTRIEESPATAKSRRRGLSLGPLDIHGSIKSKPLGKPAATPPPPPPPPQSVQSRRRSSVFKKLEGIEEKRSSPQSRPPAAAKALDTRKGTAKSAGPMPIGVRPRGVLSTEIATSSSIQTLQQNKLPHAKEKPVKGDKQRSSSASPKSRKQSAAKASELRKGIATAGAAKKPVKRDGASLSVIKPKALFRGDENTAGADKGPSKSTKFRVVASRYSLAPSRVGGGEPESKRRKWSLPEANTSQLESQVREGEIIDDDMQANQMHSTSGGQSPSSVTKVAEMLPRIKTLRCTIESPRDSGCAKRVAELVGRKPYFGAAEGDEGVSSFPELNFEEEE, from the coding sequence ATGAGTCTTCTCCAGTATCCAGATGCGGCCAAGTCCGAGAACCTCCAGGTATGGAACAACGCCGCTTTCGACGGCGCCGCCGCGTCCGGGGTGTGCTCCGATgcccccgcctccgccgcaAAGCATCTTCTCCGGGCggcgcctcctcctctccaACCCCTCTCCGCCAACCGGCCCGATCGGCTCGATCTCGATCCGATCAAGGAGAACCGCAGCCCCGTCCCCCGTAAGAAAtctcccgctcccgctcccgctcccaCGGTCGCCGCGAAGAGGGCGCCCCGAGTGGCCTTCAAGGAGCAGCCCGGTGCCGTCGAGGATGAGATCGAGAAGATCGAGAAGGAAGTGGAGAGGCTGTCGGCGAGGCTCCAAGAACTCCGGCTCAAGAAGGGGGAGGGGGACAGGGACTCCCACGCTTcttctgccgccgccgccgcggagaAGCGCGGCCGGATCGTGCCGGCGAAGTTCATGGACCCGACGAAACAGAGCGCGGCGGCGGAATCTCCGGCACCGGACAGGACCCGCCAAAGAGGGGTAAGTCTCGGGCCGCTGGAAATATTAGGGAGCCCATGCCCGGCAGCACTGCTGAGCCGGAAGCAGTGCTCGATGCAGAAAGGCGCTCGGGCCTCGACAAGGATTGAGGAATCCCCAGCAACTGCAAAATCACGGCGCAGAGGACTCAGCCTTGGCCCACTGGACATCCACGGGAGCATCAAATCCAAGCCGCTCGGTAAGCCGGCAgccactcctcctcctcctcctcctcctccgcaatCGGTGCAGAGTCGCAGGAGATCGTCGGTCTTTAAGAAGCTCGAAGGCATTGAAGAGAAGAGGAGCAGTCCGCAATCTCGTCCGCCGGCGGCTGCTAAGGCTTTGGATACGAGGAAGGGGACTGCCAAGTCCGCAGGACCGATGCCGATAGGGGTTCGGCCGAGAGGCGTCCTCAGTACGGAGATAGCCACCAGCAGCAGCATCCAAACGCTGCAACAGAACAAGCTTCCGCACGCCAAAGAGAAGCCGGTGAAGGGAGACAAGCAACGGAGCTCGAGCGCCAGTCCCAAGTCTCGCAAGCAATCAGCTGCTAAAGCCTCCGAGCTGAGAAAAGGGATAGCAACTGCTGGGGCAGCCAAGAAGCCGGTCAAAAGAGATGGTGCTTCGCTGTCGGTGATTAAACCAAAAGCTCTTTTCCGTGGTGACGAGAATACAGCTGGTGCTGATAAAGGACCTTCAAAAAGTACCAAATTTAGAGTCGTGGCGAGTCGGTACAGCCTCGCCCCATCAAGGGTTGGGGGAGGCGAGCCGGAGAGCAAGCGGCGGAAGTGGTCATTGCCGGAGGCTAATACGAGCCAATTAGAGTCTCAAGTGAGGGAGGGGGAGATTATAGATGATGATATGCAGGCCAATCAGATGCACTCGACATCCGGTGGACAGTCTCCTTCATCGGTTACGAAGGTTGCTGAAATGCTCCCGAGAATCAAGACATTGCGATGCACGATCGAAAGCCCTCGTGATTCAGGATGTGCGAAAAGAGTTGCCGAATTGGTTGGAAGGAAACCGTATTTCGGTGCGGCAGAGGGGGATGAAGGTGTTTCATCCTTTCCAGAGCTGAACTTTGAAGAGGAAGAGTAA
- the LOC109724664 gene encoding uncharacterized protein LOC109724664 isoform X1, translating into MNSEMKEAKEERLGLSIEHETSIWELSQLLNSLISSSYSVRRFPGKWQLIRDKLEQLTSGLCATADVNNFGDNPALSLSLQSLVSTLNNIQVLIDRCSDESCSVGKLLLRSDLDLISSKLDVHIKHLTEICGSGVLIHSQAIVPVRPTAGATLDDMRFYLKDLFLRLRVGDSDIKAQTLVTLHEVLCEDEKYIKIVVLEKADFVSLLINFLEFGDLIIQEEAAGAISLVAEFRSYRGVLVTGGVIAPLLRVLEVGSKVGKGKAAQALSNLTENSDNAWSISAHGGVTVLLKICSNVGSSSDLISSACGVLRNLSRVEEIKRFMIEEGIVSILVKLLGLKEEECQTRAIRFLYEMALEDVSFKQIVINAGVLESLVHLLDPDSPYSLKSREVALSAIEFFYFSSTTSMNILMATAFLDWVLFFLRNGEISIQESAVKAVTHLCKISEEYKKSMGKAGFMPELVRSLEAKSSLVRETAAEALCSLISIQSNRKAFIQDDHNVNQVMRLLDPNEEKSATTKCFLSILMSLTDSNSGRRKIMASGYICRLEKLADSGIVDAKKIIKKLSGNRFRSILNGIWSL; encoded by the coding sequence ATGAACTCAGAGATGAAAGAAGCAAAGGAAGAAAGACTCGGCTTATCAATTGAACATGAGACCAGCATCTGGGAACTATCCCAACTCTTGAACTCCTTGATCTCCTCTAGCTACTCCGTCCGACGCTTCCCTGGTAAATGGCAATTGATCCGAGACAAGCTCGAGCAGCTGACCTCTGGCTTATGTGCAACTGCCGATGTCAACAATTTTGGCGACAATCCTgcactctctctatctctacaATCACTTGTTTCAACATTGAATAACATCCAAGTACTTATTGATCGATGCAGCGATGAATCTTGTAGTGTTGGGAAGCTCCTTTTGAGGAGCGATCTCGATCTCATCAGCTCCAAGCTAGACGTCCACATCAAGCACTTAACAGAAATATGTGGTTCTGGGGTTCTTATACATAGCCAAGCAATAGTCCCAGTAAGGCCTACTGCTGGTGCTACCCTAGACGATATGCGATTCTATCTGAAGGATCTGTTCTTGAGGCTAAGGGTTGGGGACTCGGATATAAAAGCTCAGACCTTGGTTACTCTTCATGAAGTTCTGTGCGAGGACGAGAAGTACATAAAAATTGTTGTGCTTGAAAAGGCTGATTTTGTTAGCCTTCTCATCAATTTTCTTGAATTTGGAGATCTGATCATTCAAGAGGAGGCAGCTGGGGCCATTTCACTGGTTGCGGAATTCCGTTCATACAGAGGAGTTCTAGTTACAGGTGGTGTTATTGCCCCACTTCTTCGGGTTTTGGAGGTGGGAAGCAAAGTGGGGAAAGGAAAAGCAGCTCAAGCTTTGAGTAATTTGACTGAGAATTCGGACAATGCATGGTCGATCTCTGCCCATGGTGGTGTTACAGTACTGCTTAAAATCTGCAGTAACGTTGGGAGCAGCAGTGACTTGATTTCTTCAGCTTGTGGTGTATTACGGAACCTTAGCAGAGTTGAGGAGATAAAGAGGTTCATGATAGAAGAGGGAATAGTTTCGATTCTCGTAAAGCTCTTGGGACTGAAGGAAGAAGAGTGTCAGACTCGAGCAATAAGATTCTTGTATGAAATGGCTTTGGAGGATGTTAGTTTCAAGCAAATAGTAATTAATGCTGGGGTGCTTGAATCACTCGTTCATTTATTAGATCCTGATTCTCCTTACTCATTAAAGTCAAGAGAGGTTGCTCTCAGTGCTATTGAATTCTTCTACTTCTCTTCGACTACTTCGATGAATATTTTGATGGCCACTGCTTTCCTTGACTGGGTCCTTTTCTTTCTAAGAAATGGTGAGATTTCAATCCAAGAATCGGCAGTAAAAGCCGTGACTCATCTTTGTAAGATCTCTGAGGAGTACAAGAAGTCAATGGGCAAAGCAGGGTTTATGCCAGAGTTAGTAAGGTCGCTTGAAGCCAAATCTTCCTTAGTCAGAGAAACTGCAGCCGAAGCACTCTGCAGTTTGATCTCAATTCAATCAAATCGTAAGGCTTTCATTCAAGATGACCACAATGTCAACCAAGTCATGCGATTGCTTGATCCAAACGAGGAGAAATCAGCGACAACAAAGTGTTTTCTCTCTATATTGATGTCCTTAACCGACAGCAACAGTGGAAGGAGAAAGATCATGGCTTCTGGGTATATTTGTCGTCTAGAAAAGTTAGCAGACTCTGGTATTGTGGATGCCAAGAAAATCATCAAGAAGCTTTCCGGTAACAGATTTCGTAGCATCCTGAATGGAATCTGGAGCCTGTGA
- the LOC109724664 gene encoding uncharacterized protein LOC109724664 isoform X2: MKEAKEERLGLSIEHETSIWELSQLLNSLISSSYSVRRFPGKWQLIRDKLEQLTSGLCATADVNNFGDNPALSLSLQSLVSTLNNIQVLIDRCSDESCSVGKLLLRSDLDLISSKLDVHIKHLTEICGSGVLIHSQAIVPVRPTAGATLDDMRFYLKDLFLRLRVGDSDIKAQTLVTLHEVLCEDEKYIKIVVLEKADFVSLLINFLEFGDLIIQEEAAGAISLVAEFRSYRGVLVTGGVIAPLLRVLEVGSKVGKGKAAQALSNLTENSDNAWSISAHGGVTVLLKICSNVGSSSDLISSACGVLRNLSRVEEIKRFMIEEGIVSILVKLLGLKEEECQTRAIRFLYEMALEDVSFKQIVINAGVLESLVHLLDPDSPYSLKSREVALSAIEFFYFSSTTSMNILMATAFLDWVLFFLRNGEISIQESAVKAVTHLCKISEEYKKSMGKAGFMPELVRSLEAKSSLVRETAAEALCSLISIQSNRKAFIQDDHNVNQVMRLLDPNEEKSATTKCFLSILMSLTDSNSGRRKIMASGYICRLEKLADSGIVDAKKIIKKLSGNRFRSILNGIWSL; this comes from the coding sequence ATGAAAGAAGCAAAGGAAGAAAGACTCGGCTTATCAATTGAACATGAGACCAGCATCTGGGAACTATCCCAACTCTTGAACTCCTTGATCTCCTCTAGCTACTCCGTCCGACGCTTCCCTGGTAAATGGCAATTGATCCGAGACAAGCTCGAGCAGCTGACCTCTGGCTTATGTGCAACTGCCGATGTCAACAATTTTGGCGACAATCCTgcactctctctatctctacaATCACTTGTTTCAACATTGAATAACATCCAAGTACTTATTGATCGATGCAGCGATGAATCTTGTAGTGTTGGGAAGCTCCTTTTGAGGAGCGATCTCGATCTCATCAGCTCCAAGCTAGACGTCCACATCAAGCACTTAACAGAAATATGTGGTTCTGGGGTTCTTATACATAGCCAAGCAATAGTCCCAGTAAGGCCTACTGCTGGTGCTACCCTAGACGATATGCGATTCTATCTGAAGGATCTGTTCTTGAGGCTAAGGGTTGGGGACTCGGATATAAAAGCTCAGACCTTGGTTACTCTTCATGAAGTTCTGTGCGAGGACGAGAAGTACATAAAAATTGTTGTGCTTGAAAAGGCTGATTTTGTTAGCCTTCTCATCAATTTTCTTGAATTTGGAGATCTGATCATTCAAGAGGAGGCAGCTGGGGCCATTTCACTGGTTGCGGAATTCCGTTCATACAGAGGAGTTCTAGTTACAGGTGGTGTTATTGCCCCACTTCTTCGGGTTTTGGAGGTGGGAAGCAAAGTGGGGAAAGGAAAAGCAGCTCAAGCTTTGAGTAATTTGACTGAGAATTCGGACAATGCATGGTCGATCTCTGCCCATGGTGGTGTTACAGTACTGCTTAAAATCTGCAGTAACGTTGGGAGCAGCAGTGACTTGATTTCTTCAGCTTGTGGTGTATTACGGAACCTTAGCAGAGTTGAGGAGATAAAGAGGTTCATGATAGAAGAGGGAATAGTTTCGATTCTCGTAAAGCTCTTGGGACTGAAGGAAGAAGAGTGTCAGACTCGAGCAATAAGATTCTTGTATGAAATGGCTTTGGAGGATGTTAGTTTCAAGCAAATAGTAATTAATGCTGGGGTGCTTGAATCACTCGTTCATTTATTAGATCCTGATTCTCCTTACTCATTAAAGTCAAGAGAGGTTGCTCTCAGTGCTATTGAATTCTTCTACTTCTCTTCGACTACTTCGATGAATATTTTGATGGCCACTGCTTTCCTTGACTGGGTCCTTTTCTTTCTAAGAAATGGTGAGATTTCAATCCAAGAATCGGCAGTAAAAGCCGTGACTCATCTTTGTAAGATCTCTGAGGAGTACAAGAAGTCAATGGGCAAAGCAGGGTTTATGCCAGAGTTAGTAAGGTCGCTTGAAGCCAAATCTTCCTTAGTCAGAGAAACTGCAGCCGAAGCACTCTGCAGTTTGATCTCAATTCAATCAAATCGTAAGGCTTTCATTCAAGATGACCACAATGTCAACCAAGTCATGCGATTGCTTGATCCAAACGAGGAGAAATCAGCGACAACAAAGTGTTTTCTCTCTATATTGATGTCCTTAACCGACAGCAACAGTGGAAGGAGAAAGATCATGGCTTCTGGGTATATTTGTCGTCTAGAAAAGTTAGCAGACTCTGGTATTGTGGATGCCAAGAAAATCATCAAGAAGCTTTCCGGTAACAGATTTCGTAGCATCCTGAATGGAATCTGGAGCCTGTGA